In the genome of Malania oleifera isolate guangnan ecotype guangnan chromosome 5, ASM2987363v1, whole genome shotgun sequence, the window AAACCTTTGAAGTTTTTGCAACTGTGCTTCACTCAAAGTTTTGATTTTGACAATGAAAAGTTTCACATTCATGTTTTACGACATCCCTTTGCAGGGATGTAGTTGCCTAGTCCCTTATGCGACTCCCTCAAGTCCCTGCATAGAGGTCTCATaaagcctgaatgttaaacttgGAGGAGCTAattgtcaaaattaaaatatCAAGTATTCAATTATGAAATTTTTGGGGACTTGCTATGGAATTTACGTAAATagtaatatatttttgaaaataaaattaaatcttcACTCAAAAAAAATGATTCTCTTTATCTGTTGATTTCATATTGGTTTATTAATGTGTAttccataaaaaaaattttaatggaCTTGTATTATAATATTGATTTATGCATTAATGTGCACTTTtgattgtgttaatttatattccTATTAGTAATAATTTTGAGGGAATATGAAAATGCCTTGGCAATAATGCCTACGGGCTGTTGGCTGTGCTTACCCTTATATAGAATCTTGGGAAACTGTTGACCAAGGTGATTTGGTGTTATTTTTAAAGTTGTCCAAtactttttcttttaattttatccCTCTTCAAGTGCTACTTCACCACTGCTTTATGTTGGTTGTTCAATTGCAATGCCATGACCTTAGAGCTTCTTTTTGGTGATATTTCTGGGGTAAGGTCCTTGGGAATATCAGTTTAATTATTTGTCAAATGTATACCTTACGGATTTTGTGGAAAAAGATAGCTGAGATGGTAAATGTGGCTGCATCATTGTGCTGTTGAATGAGCTGACTGAGAACTTTGACCCTATTTGAATATAGAGAAACATTAATGGGTATTCAGGTGTTCCATAAGATTATGTCAGACCATCTGATTTTTGAGTAGGATAGATTAACAAGCACATGTCTCAAGTAGGagtatttggaaattaaatagtgTTATTTCTGATGCAAAAAGAAGAGCAAAGAAAACgcaattttatgtttttcatgaTGTAAAACAAGAAGAGAAAATGCAAAAAGTATTATTCTTTTTTATCCTTTAAAAGGCAGCATTAATGGATATTGTCAATACAACTGTTGTGTTGATTTTGTATGTTTGTTATTTTGACAGCCGCGTATGTGGGAACCCTCATGGGTTGATCAGAAAGTATGGACTTATGTGTTGCAGACAGTGCTTCCGTAGCAATGCCAAGGAAATTGGGTTCATTAAGGTCCGACTTTGAATCTTTCTCTGAAAACATCTTATATTTTCCCTGTTTCCTTGGTCTATTGCTCATTTCCCTGGCCTGAATTTTGTCTGTGAGATAGTTTCACTTAAATCACTTAAACTAAGGTTATATTTGGTTCATGGAGTGTCTATTCTTAGGAATAGCATAGTGATAATAGAAAATTTTACTTTGTATAAAAAATATGTTATTATCATAAAAGAAAAGACAATTAATAACTTTTTGTCCCCAtttggaaattaaaaagaaaggaaaggaaaacacaAAGGAatctattattttataattagttgtcaaggaaagtgagaaaataaaaaaatgataccAAATCAATGagctaaaaatgaattttactatattctaacaattttaattttaacaataTTTGATATAGGAAGAATatacaatgaaaaatgaatttattttttatttttctttctttttattttttcaaataaaatcctCAACTCAAGCTGACTTTTTATGATTAGGCAGCAAACAATAGACAATgactaattatttttaaattttatcatgtCGATTCATTGCATATCCTCATGTTGGATGAAATAATAATGAATAGATGAAGAACTATTATCTCCATTTTCAAGTATCTCATTTTAGTCCATCTTATTCATAGTAATATGACTATCCTATCCTGCCAACAAAATGTGAACTAAATGCTTTCCTTAGCAGTTTATTGATTTTAAGGTTGGAGGTTTTAAGTCTTTGCTGACTAAATGTTAAGAATGTTCACGGTTGAAACTTCTGTCTTTGCAGTACCGCTAAAAGATCTATTATATGTTCCGCAAGACAAATTTCCCACAGTATGAGGCATTGATGATGTTAGTTCTTCTGCAGTAAGTTTATGATGTTGCTCTTGGCTTCCCCTTCCCTTCGTGATGGGGGCTGTGGACCTTTTCCTtctgtaccttttttttttttacctcatTTTGGTTAGTGTTCATCACTGATTGTTGAAACTGAGCATTTTGTGGCATCATCTATCTTAAATGCAATCATTTATCTGAATTGTTGTCATTTCTGGTTGTTACTGTTCCTCTTCATAAGGCATCCTAGGCTAGGGCATTCAGTTACCCGAATCGAACCTGTAGAAACTGAACCAAACCCAAGGTTTTGATTTGGTGTTTCTGTGAACTAAAACCGATTTGAACCTTTTTTCAAaccattataattttttaaagaaaaatgaaatattttacttgggttttgattttatttgtgcatttactcatttttaatatttgtttttattttataaatcttgttAAAAACTTGACGGATGTTttctttattattaattttgtttttatatattttttagagATCCAAAAACTgttaatatttgtattatttaaaaaTGAGAAATAAGAAATGACTTTATGTTTTACAATTAAACAGATCCTCTATATCCTATCTCTTGTggttggggttttgataaattgAAAGTTAGCATTTACCTAATTGGTCAATAAACTAAGAATGAAAAGTAAACATTTAAGCTCCTCATTTGGaaggttttaaaattaaatatttataatgaaaagtatttaaattaattatttattgcAATAAGTAGTGTttgatttatatttaaataaatattttatttttctcccaaacttttgttttttagaaaaacatatatttttttagaaatgcctttgggaaaatattgttataataagTAATTTAAAACTACTTTCAAAtaatttgtttttagaaaagTATACAATTAGTAATTCCATCCTTGAAGTCTCAAAAATTTTATTGATTTTCTGACATTTCAAAATAACAACA includes:
- the LOC131155338 gene encoding small ribosomal subunit protein uS14z/uS14y/uS14x-like, encoding MGHSNVWSSHPKNYGPGSRACRVCGNPHGLIRKYGLMCCRQCFRSNAKEIGFIKYR